In Clostridia bacterium, the following proteins share a genomic window:
- a CDS encoding S-layer homology domain-containing protein produces MKKSIAFLLVLCMLCSCLPVFAASDGAKQEMTEEAFDGEIIVSHTQAEKTGEWKESGLLNYDGKPTAFAGPESEITFTPKGLKKGNYEIYYWVILHPNNKTQHFTVNHNGKQSETYAHFKIDAGEEEKAGWVSLGVFDFAGKGKENLYLKALEGNTRATAVKFVPTTKEALGKEIPVEEEAPEQAEPGAARLSHSIDSNLSGHCYYVGAWDYSGALTGPMTVAPYSLWIAGAGPEAYVEYRPEILADCNVRVSVYLLYWPQSQVNDIKYEVYHNGKVDEFHLDPTSITESQWVTLGTFDFGGNDEDYVRLECVKSEEANFNTRASTVAFEIMNDDAKNADDPGAVWQTRYVSPDKDSESVYVSQTYLMAPMNKFADMKDHWAHYDVEYMAFEGLVSGVSDDTFDPEAKISRAEYVTILDRAMGYEIINGDSFTDVSADSWYAPYVATAKANGLLNGLPTDDGFKPEQPITREEMALFTYNAIKATKCNDEWVKSMPDGWANFSDTQSVSDWAKEALKYLIQTGIIKGTSDTTVSPMENATRAQGAVILKRFMQSFVWAGPPTDEEWVMTFNDEFFGDGLNYDVWQSDNYPYGNGISSTRGPDNVEVKDGVLHMITKKEQKADKEWTTAHIWVKPEVFRQAYGYFESRYKICAANGINNAFWLMTSGAMVSDYSQNFEIDINEGHYPNEVCPTYHYYNTGEHNSYSKPYRATYDLSEDYHTYGLEWNPDELIYYFDNKEIARYKNENATIPLFPYLSSAVLSWAGSIAGEEAHGSAQIVDYVRVWQRPEDVNDPNKTAFNRPVVPAEFAGIKGVFIDKQIVDNTTYPGEIILAPVTTGEWKDSIAVPGHTGQGHLFCQRKDSRADFMLDGIKAGKYKIYFWRLPHESNKPQENIFLAKPDGTEELVGSVALIPNPGTTAEPGWVEIGEADLTSKDILRLNYVSGISRVSGIKLVPIK; encoded by the coding sequence ATGAAAAAAAGTATAGCTTTTCTACTTGTTTTGTGTATGCTTTGCTCCTGCTTGCCCGTGTTTGCGGCAAGCGACGGTGCAAAGCAGGAAATGACAGAAGAAGCCTTTGATGGCGAAATCATTGTTTCCCATACCCAGGCAGAAAAAACAGGGGAATGGAAAGAATCGGGGCTTTTGAATTACGACGGCAAGCCGACCGCTTTTGCAGGTCCAGAATCGGAAATTACTTTCACACCCAAAGGCTTGAAGAAAGGAAATTATGAGATTTACTATTGGGTAATATTGCATCCCAACAACAAAACCCAGCATTTTACCGTAAATCACAACGGCAAACAAAGCGAAACCTATGCACATTTTAAAATTGATGCAGGGGAAGAGGAAAAAGCAGGCTGGGTGTCTCTCGGTGTGTTTGATTTTGCGGGCAAAGGCAAGGAAAATCTGTATCTGAAAGCGTTAGAGGGCAACACCCGTGCAACAGCGGTGAAATTTGTACCCACCACCAAGGAAGCGCTGGGCAAAGAAATTCCTGTTGAAGAAGAGGCGCCCGAACAGGCAGAGCCGGGTGCGGCGAGGCTTTCCCATTCCATTGATTCTAACCTTTCGGGACATTGTTACTATGTTGGTGCGTGGGATTATTCCGGTGCACTTACAGGTCCTATGACGGTTGCGCCCTATTCCTTGTGGATTGCAGGCGCAGGTCCTGAGGCGTATGTAGAATACCGTCCCGAAATTTTGGCTGATTGTAATGTGCGTGTGTCTGTTTATCTGCTTTACTGGCCACAGTCGCAGGTGAATGATATTAAGTACGAAGTGTATCACAACGGCAAAGTAGACGAATTCCATTTAGACCCGACCTCCATCACCGAAAGTCAGTGGGTAACTTTGGGTACCTTTGATTTCGGAGGTAACGATGAAGATTATGTGCGTTTGGAATGTGTAAAGAGTGAAGAAGCAAACTTCAATACCCGCGCATCCACCGTGGCTTTTGAAATTATGAATGATGATGCCAAAAATGCAGACGACCCCGGTGCGGTTTGGCAAACCCGCTATGTTTCGCCCGATAAGGACAGCGAATCTGTTTATGTTTCGCAAACCTACTTGATGGCACCTATGAACAAGTTTGCGGATATGAAAGATCATTGGGCACATTACGATGTGGAATATATGGCGTTTGAAGGTCTTGTTTCGGGTGTTTCGGACGATACCTTTGACCCCGAAGCTAAGATTTCAAGAGCTGAATATGTGACCATTTTAGACAGAGCAATGGGTTACGAAATTATAAACGGAGACAGCTTTACAGATGTTTCGGCGGATAGCTGGTATGCCCCTTACGTTGCAACCGCAAAGGCAAACGGACTCCTAAACGGCTTGCCCACCGATGACGGTTTCAAACCCGAACAGCCCATCACCCGTGAGGAAATGGCACTCTTTACCTATAATGCCATAAAAGCAACCAAATGTAACGATGAATGGGTAAAATCTATGCCCGACGGCTGGGCAAATTTCTCTGATACCCAATCTGTGTCCGATTGGGCAAAAGAAGCGCTTAAATATTTGATTCAGACAGGTATCATCAAAGGTACATCCGATACCACCGTGTCACCTATGGAAAATGCAACAAGAGCCCAAGGTGCAGTTATCTTAAAACGCTTTATGCAGTCCTTTGTATGGGCAGGTCCGCCGACAGACGAAGAATGGGTTATGACTTTTAACGATGAATTTTTCGGTGACGGCTTGAATTATGATGTGTGGCAGTCGGATAATTATCCGTACGGCAACGGCATTTCTTCCACAAGAGGTCCTGATAATGTCGAAGTAAAAGACGGCGTTTTGCATATGATTACCAAAAAAGAACAAAAAGCCGACAAAGAATGGACAACGGCACACATTTGGGTAAAACCCGAAGTATTCCGTCAGGCTTACGGTTATTTTGAATCCCGCTACAAAATCTGTGCGGCAAACGGTATCAACAACGCGTTCTGGCTTATGACCTCGGGGGCAATGGTTTCGGACTACAGTCAGAATTTTGAAATTGATATCAACGAGGGGCATTATCCCAACGAAGTTTGTCCCACTTACCACTATTACAATACGGGCGAGCATAATTCCTATTCCAAACCCTACAGAGCGACTTATGATTTGTCGGAAGATTATCATACCTATGGACTTGAATGGAATCCCGATGAGCTGATTTACTATTTTGACAATAAGGAAATTGCAAGATACAAAAACGAAAATGCAACAATTCCGTTGTTCCCGTATCTGTCCTCGGCAGTATTAAGCTGGGCAGGCTCCATCGCAGGGGAAGAAGCACACGGCAGTGCACAGATTGTTGACTATGTGCGTGTATGGCAAAGACCCGAAGATGTAAACGATCCGAATAAAACGGCATTTAACCGACCGGTTGTGCCTGCAGAATTTGCAGGTATCAAGGGTGTGTTTATTGATAAACAGATTGTAGACAACACCACCTATCCGGGTGAAATCATTCTTGCGCCCGTAACAACAGGTGAGTGGAAGGATTCTATAGCAGTGCCGGGGCACACAGGACAAGGCCATTTGTTCTGCCAGAGAAAAGACAGCCGTGCAGACTTTATGTTAGACGGTATCAAGGCAGGCAAATACAAGATTTATTTCTGGCGCTTACCGCACGAAAGCAACAAACCGCAGGAAAATATATTCCTGGCAAAGCCTGACGGCACCGAAGAACTTGTGGGCTCTGTGGCACTTATACCAAACCCCGGCACAACAGCAGAGCCGGGTTGGGTGGAAATCGGCGAAGCAGACCTTACAAGCAAAGATATTTTGCGGCTGAATTATGTAAGCGGTATTTCCAGGGTTTCGGGCATTAAGCTTGTACCGATAAAATAA
- a CDS encoding DUF4838 domain-containing protein yields the protein MNVHVVVPYEGAETNLYLWANEEKEIRFRFEKKRATRCTVCYAATELLTYLKKIGFSTSFSAEKGKGINIFLKTDDVLSDGESYKISVTDGDVLICGSGRAGVLYGAYDFLKLQGIRWLNPEDEIVPSAVEKLILPEKPIEFTPSMTLGRGFDFEGLLKDSTKLWKWMARNKMNLSCYRPHTAALQKKLCMQFKMGGHVFDTFLNPDRVLKSGKTLWEEHNEWYGLDYESERTKENALWTQFCMSNESLLDFLADDLLEYLNREWYEADRVDIWPLDIWTKSCQCENCKKLGNGSDRALNLISHLRKRINRAVDEKVLDRNVRLVLCSYEGTDTLKPPENPIPENIISDGLDYIVYYPILRCYAHTFDDADCSINSYYEDYLKGWKDIPIMIGEYYNVSKFEDMPLLFTKTMAHDIRHYYDLGVRGMTYMHLPMLEWGLRNLTQTTYATLCNDVNADISALEETYFKDRYGDMAEDMKEVYALCEEACKFITSFRSFRNDCVLIKMRYWDGTKPEEEFPLDDHLKGKAIAEAEKSVLNYTKALEKIQNIRKKHFLRFGTTYVASLKEAVNPVELYKRRTDVFGRRLNESVRLIEYGRDLIQLEGLFLKYYDALLHNESGNEIWAELDALVIKLTDRYMPLTYINSLDNIELCCKDMIERSQFKEQYFKCMKYRIKVGLPV from the coding sequence ATGAATGTTCATGTAGTGGTTCCTTATGAAGGGGCAGAAACCAATCTTTATCTTTGGGCAAACGAAGAAAAGGAAATCAGGTTCCGTTTTGAAAAGAAAAGAGCAACCCGTTGTACCGTGTGCTATGCGGCAACCGAACTCCTGACTTATTTGAAAAAAATTGGCTTTTCCACCTCTTTTTCGGCAGAAAAAGGGAAAGGAATAAACATTTTTTTAAAAACAGACGATGTTTTATCTGATGGTGAGAGTTATAAAATTTCCGTTACCGACGGTGATGTTTTGATTTGCGGCAGCGGCAGAGCCGGCGTTTTGTACGGAGCGTATGATTTTCTGAAATTACAGGGGATTCGCTGGTTAAATCCCGAGGATGAAATCGTGCCTTCGGCGGTTGAAAAGCTGATTCTTCCCGAAAAACCAATCGAATTTACGCCATCTATGACCTTAGGACGCGGTTTTGATTTTGAAGGACTTTTAAAGGATTCCACAAAGCTGTGGAAATGGATGGCAAGAAACAAAATGAATCTTTCTTGTTACCGTCCGCACACTGCGGCATTACAGAAAAAGCTTTGCATGCAGTTTAAAATGGGTGGACATGTGTTTGATACCTTTTTAAATCCTGACCGTGTGTTAAAAAGCGGTAAAACCCTCTGGGAAGAGCATAATGAGTGGTACGGCCTGGATTACGAGAGCGAAAGAACAAAGGAAAATGCCCTCTGGACACAGTTTTGTATGAGCAACGAATCGCTTTTGGATTTCCTGGCAGATGATTTGTTAGAATACTTAAACCGTGAATGGTACGAGGCTGACCGTGTGGATATCTGGCCTCTTGACATCTGGACAAAGAGCTGTCAGTGTGAGAACTGTAAAAAACTTGGTAACGGCTCGGATAGAGCGCTAAATTTAATTTCGCATTTGCGAAAACGCATCAACAGGGCGGTGGACGAAAAGGTTTTAGACCGCAATGTGCGGCTTGTTCTTTGTTCTTACGAGGGTACAGATACCTTAAAGCCACCTGAAAATCCAATCCCCGAAAACATCATCAGCGACGGACTGGATTATATTGTGTATTATCCGATTCTGCGGTGTTACGCTCATACCTTTGATGATGCAGACTGCTCCATAAACAGCTACTATGAGGATTATTTAAAGGGCTGGAAGGACATTCCGATTATGATTGGTGAATACTACAATGTATCTAAATTTGAGGATATGCCTCTTCTTTTCACCAAAACCATGGCACATGATATCCGCCACTATTATGATTTGGGTGTGCGCGGTATGACCTATATGCATCTGCCTATGTTAGAATGGGGATTAAGAAATCTCACGCAGACTACATACGCAACTCTTTGCAATGATGTAAACGCTGACATTTCTGCATTGGAAGAAACTTATTTTAAAGACCGCTACGGCGACATGGCAGAAGATATGAAAGAGGTATATGCGCTTTGTGAAGAGGCTTGCAAATTCATCACAAGCTTTCGCTCGTTCCGAAACGATTGTGTGCTGATTAAAATGCGTTACTGGGACGGCACAAAGCCGGAAGAGGAATTTCCGCTTGACGACCATTTAAAGGGCAAAGCCATAGCCGAGGCTGAAAAAAGTGTTTTAAACTACACCAAAGCACTCGAAAAAATTCAGAATATCCGCAAAAAACATTTCTTAAGATTCGGCACAACGTATGTGGCTTCCTTAAAAGAAGCGGTAAATCCCGTAGAGCTTTACAAGCGCAGAACAGACGTGTTTGGCAGACGGCTTAACGAGAGTGTGCGACTGATTGAATACGGGAGAGATTTAATACAGCTTGAAGGCTTGTTTTTAAAGTATTATGATGCGCTTTTGCATAATGAAAGCGGTAACGAAATCTGGGCAGAGCTGGATGCACTTGTTATCAAGCTTACCGACCGTTATATGCCTTTAACATACATCAATTCTTTAGACAATATAGAGCTTTGCTGTAAGGATATGATTGAACGTTCACAGTTTAAAGAACAGTATTTTAAATGTATGAAATATCGCATTAAAGTAGGTTTACCTGTTTAA
- a CDS encoding AraC family transcriptional regulator, which yields MNMIERNPSYICVEKDIEVSHCKKELSFINNIPHLHSGYEVYYNISGAKGFMLNGEFFRCGHRDLIIIPRVQAHKVLVRKNVEYERCIINFTESVLDLVGVLCPVQTDLSFITDPTKKDRAVNLTEEQHEEYMALISAYKEAEKDEDGLTGLSVFVNILSFLQKRFENPKRTVYIDTEEINYCDRVMQQIERSFKTASVSEITDRIFVNGDYANRLFKEETGLTIKQYLTLRKIAESKKYLYSGKSVKEACFLSGFRDYANFIRTFKKYEGFSPGELDELAKPM from the coding sequence ATGAACATGATTGAAAGAAATCCAAGCTACATTTGTGTGGAAAAAGATATTGAAGTTTCGCATTGCAAAAAGGAACTGAGTTTTATTAATAACATTCCGCATCTGCATAGCGGATATGAGGTGTACTATAACATCAGTGGTGCAAAGGGGTTTATGTTAAACGGTGAGTTTTTCCGTTGCGGACACAGAGATTTGATTATCATCCCAAGAGTGCAGGCGCATAAGGTGCTTGTGCGGAAAAATGTGGAGTATGAACGGTGCATTATAAACTTTACCGAATCGGTTTTGGATTTGGTCGGGGTTTTATGTCCCGTGCAGACAGACCTTTCGTTTATCACAGACCCGACAAAAAAAGACAGAGCCGTAAACTTAACCGAAGAACAGCACGAGGAATATATGGCGCTTATTTCTGCTTATAAAGAGGCGGAAAAGGATGAAGATGGCTTAACAGGTCTTTCTGTGTTTGTGAATATTTTGTCCTTTTTGCAAAAACGGTTCGAAAATCCAAAGCGGACAGTGTATATAGATACGGAAGAAATCAATTATTGTGACAGAGTGATGCAACAAATCGAGCGAAGCTTTAAAACGGCCTCGGTTTCGGAAATTACTGACCGTATTTTTGTAAATGGCGACTACGCAAACCGTCTTTTCAAAGAGGAGACGGGGCTGACGATTAAACAGTATCTGACCTTGCGTAAAATTGCCGAATCCAAAAAGTATCTTTATTCGGGTAAAAGCGTAAAAGAAGCCTGCTTTTTATCGGGCTTTCGGGATTATGCAAACTTTATCCGGACCTTTAAAAAATACGAAGGCTTTTCGCCCGGTGAACTGGACGAGCTTGCAAAACCAATGTGA